From the genome of Notolabrus celidotus isolate fNotCel1 unplaced genomic scaffold, fNotCel1.pri scaffold_127_arrow_ctg1, whole genome shotgun sequence, one region includes:
- the LOC117808578 gene encoding spidroin-1-like isoform X1, with translation MLHALSLRVSWICLLLFSSGACFPATKDDYQYPYTAAVSSDEPTAQLSLEEPSYQSESDVSDNLSPRSGAQLQPSAVQEPAEAQQAPAAAAATSWATYQPATYDVSSASRPARAPQGSGHVGAPSFHAQSQPQAAPAAVPYAAPAAVSYAAPAAVSYAAPAAVSYAAPAAVSYAAPGASYGGFNAPAASHGGFGAGSYGAPGASHGGFNAPAASHGGFGAGSYGAPGASHGGFNAPAASHGGFASAGPAYESTILYSGAPSFSFEGSTFGSEWSALPTVGFESFNPNGWMPSRSLPDFSVWGSQEEAAAAAAGVGSKGVKGVQQAEEEVETFSVPASSYIVQTRNGYQRAREVSSHMNYSPEVPEPEVVYYEVVQKAVPQAEPVKGGKGGKY, from the exons ATGCTGCACGCTCTCTCTCTAAG GGTTTCTTGGATCTGCCTGCTGCTCTTCAGCAGTGGAGCTTGTTTTCCTGCAACCAAAGATG ATTACCAGTATCCCTACACTGCTGCCGTCTCCAGTGATGAACCCACTGCTCAGCTGAGCCTGGAGGAACCTTCTTATCAATCTGAGAGCGACGTCAGTGACAACCTCTCCCCTCGCTCTGGGGCTCAGCTTCAACCGTCTGCAGTCCAGGAGCCAGCAGAGGCCCAGCAGGCCcccgctgctgctgcagccacCAGCTGGGCCACCTACCAGCCCGCTACTTACGACGTGAGCTCTGCTTCCAGACCTGCCAGAGCTCCTCAGGGTTCAGGTCACGTTGGTGCTCCTAGCTTCCATGCGCAGTCTCAGCCTCAAGCTGCCCCGGCAGCGGTCCCTTACGCCGCCCCTGCAGCAGTCTCTTACGCCGCCCCTGCAGCAGTCTCTTACGCCGCCCCTGCAGCAGTCTCTTACGCCGCCCCTGCAGCAGTCTCTTATGCTGCTCCTGGAGCCTCCTACGGTGGCTTTAATGCTCCTGCAGCCTCCCATGGTGGCTTTGGTGCTGGTTCTTACGGTGCTCCTGGAGCTTCACATGGTGGCTTTAATGCTCCTGCAGCCTCCCATGGTGGCTTTGGTGCTGGTTCTTACGGTGCTCCTGGAGCTTCACATGGTGGCTTTAATGCTCCTGCAGCCTCCCATGGTGGCTTCGCTTCTGCAGGCCCCGCCTACGAGTCCACAATCCTTTACAGCGGCGCTCCCAGCTTCAGCTTTGAGGGTTCTACTTTTGGAAGCGAGTGGTCTGCCCTGCCCACCGTAGGATTCGAGTCCTTCAACCCAAATGGCTGGATGCCATCTCGTTCCCTCCCTGACTTCAGCGTCTGGGGCTCTCAGGAGGAagcggcggcagcagcagcgggTGTCGGCTCCAAGGGCGTTAAAGGTGTGCAGCAGgcggaggaagaggtggagacCTTCTCCGTGCCGGCTTCATCCTACATCGTCCAGACCAGGAACGGCTACCAGCGCGCCAGAGAAGTCTCCTCCCACATGAACTACTCCCCAGAGGTCCCTGAACCAGAAGTGGTCTACTACGAGGTGGTGCAGAAAGCGGTGCCTCAGGCTGAACCAGTGAAGGGTGGCAAAGGAGGAAAATACTGA
- the LOC117808586 gene encoding D(5)-like dopamine receptor: MESFYNQSKKQVQQNQQTQHQVVTAGADSPGPDGGLSLRALTGCVLCVLIVSTLLGNTLVCAAVIKFRHLRSKVTNSFVISLAVSDLFVAVLVMPWRAVSEVAGFWLFGRFCDTWVAFDIMCSTASILNLCIISMDRYWAISSPFRYERKMTRRFAFLMIGVAWTLSILISFIPVQLNWHRADSDNSTAENPEDCNASLNKTYAISSSLISFYIPVVIMVGTYTRIFRIAQTQIRRISSLERAAGHRAQNRHHRASTHDESSLKTSFKRETKVLKTLSIIMGVFVCCWLPFFVLNCVVPFCDLDELGEPPCVSDTTFSIFVWFGWANSSLNPVIYAFNADFRKAFSTILGCSKYCSSSTVEAVDFSNELVSYHHDTTMQKEACALPGPGSQRLIPPPPPPPPLIGADLEQDFDKVSIISEDPRNQRNLLLPAMLRYECEAEISLDMLPFNSSGPADCYVIPGQIQDL, translated from the coding sequence ATGGAGAGTTTTTACAACCAGAGCAAGAAACAGGTCcagcagaaccagcagactCAGCACCAGGTGGTCACAGCTGGAGCAGACAGCCCCGGTCCGGATGGAGGTCTCAGTCTGCGCGCGCTCACCGGCTGCGTCCTGTGCGTCCTGATAGTCTCCACCCTGCTGGGGAACACTCTGGTGTGCGCCGCGGTCATCAAGTTCCGCCACCTGCGCTCCAAAGTCACCAACTCGTTCGTGATCTCCCTGGCGGTGTCGGACCTGTTCGTGGCGGTGCTGGTGATGCCCTGGAGGGCGGTGTCCGAGGTGGCCGGCTTCTGGCTGTTCGGGCGCTTCTGCGACACCTGGGTGGCCTTCGACATCATGTGCTCCACGGCGTCCATCCTCAACCTGTGCATCATCAGCATGGACCGCTACTGGGCCATCTCCAGCCCCTTCAGGTACGAGCGCAAGATGACGCGCAGGTTCGCCTTCCTGATGATCGGCGTGGCGTGGACCCTGTCCATCCTCATCTCCTTCATCCCGGTGCAGCTCAACTGGCACCGCGCGGACTCGGACAACTCCACAGCGGAGAACCCGGAGGACTGCAACGCCAGCCTGAACAAGACCTACGCCATCTCCTCGTCCCTCATCAGCTTCTACATCCCCGTGGTGATCATGGTGGGGACGTACACGCGCATCTTCCGCATCGCCCAGACGCAAATCCGACGCATCTCCTCTCTGGAGAGGGCGGCAGGGCACCGCGCGCAAAACCGCCACCACCGCGCGTCAACGCACGACGAGAGCTCCCTGAAGACCTCCTTCAAGAGAGAAACCAAGGTGTTGAAGACCCTGTCCATCATCATGGGGGTCTTCGTGTGCTGCTGGCTGCCCTTCTTCGTCCTGAACTGCGTGGTGCCGTTCTGTGACCTGGACGAACTGGGAGAGCCGCCGTGCGTCAGCGACACCACCTTCAGCATCTTCGTGTGGTTCGGCTGGGCCAACTCGTCCCTGAACCCGGTCATCTACGCCTTCAACGCGGACTTCAGGAAGGCCTTCTCCACCATCCTGGGCTGCAGCAAATACTGCTCCAGCTCCACGGTGGAGGCGGTGGACTTCAGCAACGAGCTGGTGTCGTACCACCACGACACCACCATGCAGAAGGAGGCCTGCGCCTTGCCGGGCCCCGGGTCGCAGAGACTCATCCCCCCGCCTCCTCCGCCGCCGCCACTCATCGGAGCGGACCTGGAGCAGGACTTTGACAAAGTCTCTATCATCTCAGAGGACCCCAGGAACCAGAGGAACCTCCTGCTGCCCGCCATGCTGCGGTACGAGTGCGAGGCGGAGATCTCTCTGGACATGCTGCCCTTTAACTCATCCGGACCGGCAGACTGTTACGTGATTCCGGGTCAGATCCAGGACCTGTGA
- the LOC117808578 gene encoding pro-resilin-like isoform X2: protein MLHALSLRVSWICLLLFSSGACFPATKDDYQYPYTAAVSSDEPTAQLSLEEPSYQSESDVSDNLSPRSGAQLQPSAVQEPAEAQQAPAAAAATSWATYQPATYDVSSASRPARAPQGSGHVGAPSFHAQSQPQAAPAAVPYAAPAAVSYAAPAAVSYAAPAAVSYAAPAAVSYAAPGASYGGFGAGSYGAPGASHGGFNAPAASHGGFGAGSYGAPGASHGGFNAPAASHGGFASAGPAYESTILYSGAPSFSFEGSTFGSEWSALPTVGFESFNPNGWMPSRSLPDFSVWGSQEEAAAAAAGVGSKGVKGVQQAEEEVETFSVPASSYIVQTRNGYQRAREVSSHMNYSPEVPEPEVVYYEVVQKAVPQAEPVKGGKGGKY from the exons ATGCTGCACGCTCTCTCTCTAAG GGTTTCTTGGATCTGCCTGCTGCTCTTCAGCAGTGGAGCTTGTTTTCCTGCAACCAAAGATG ATTACCAGTATCCCTACACTGCTGCCGTCTCCAGTGATGAACCCACTGCTCAGCTGAGCCTGGAGGAACCTTCTTATCAATCTGAGAGCGACGTCAGTGACAACCTCTCCCCTCGCTCTGGGGCTCAGCTTCAACCGTCTGCAGTCCAGGAGCCAGCAGAGGCCCAGCAGGCCcccgctgctgctgcagccacCAGCTGGGCCACCTACCAGCCCGCTACTTACGACGTGAGCTCTGCTTCCAGACCTGCCAGAGCTCCTCAGGGTTCAGGTCACGTTGGTGCTCCTAGCTTCCATGCGCAGTCTCAGCCTCAAGCTGCCCCGGCAGCGGTCCCTTACGCCGCCCCTGCAGCAGTCTCTTACGCCGCCCCTGCAGCAGTCTCTTACGCCGCCCCTGCAGCAGTCTCTTACGCCGCCCCTGCAGCAGTCTCTTATGCTGCTCCTGGAGCCTCCTACG GTGGCTTTGGTGCTGGTTCTTACGGTGCTCCTGGAGCTTCACATGGTGGCTTTAATGCTCCTGCAGCCTCCCATGGTGGCTTTGGTGCTGGTTCTTACGGTGCTCCTGGAGCTTCACATGGTGGCTTTAATGCTCCTGCAGCCTCCCATGGTGGCTTCGCTTCTGCAGGCCCCGCCTACGAGTCCACAATCCTTTACAGCGGCGCTCCCAGCTTCAGCTTTGAGGGTTCTACTTTTGGAAGCGAGTGGTCTGCCCTGCCCACCGTAGGATTCGAGTCCTTCAACCCAAATGGCTGGATGCCATCTCGTTCCCTCCCTGACTTCAGCGTCTGGGGCTCTCAGGAGGAagcggcggcagcagcagcgggTGTCGGCTCCAAGGGCGTTAAAGGTGTGCAGCAGgcggaggaagaggtggagacCTTCTCCGTGCCGGCTTCATCCTACATCGTCCAGACCAGGAACGGCTACCAGCGCGCCAGAGAAGTCTCCTCCCACATGAACTACTCCCCAGAGGTCCCTGAACCAGAAGTGGTCTACTACGAGGTGGTGCAGAAAGCGGTGCCTCAGGCTGAACCAGTGAAGGGTGGCAAAGGAGGAAAATACTGA
- the LOC117808584 gene encoding prisilkin-39-like, with product MVSLGFACVCLMVFGTALSFPATKGGNAGWGSGASSSLGAGSATYSAPAVSHGGYGAAAGGSYGGYDAAAAGGSYGGYDAAAAGGSYGGYAGGAAAGGSTILYSGAPSFSFEGADSFGSEWSALPTVGFESFNPNGWMPSRSLPDFSVWGSQEEAAAAAAGVGSKGVKGVQQAEEEVETFSVPASSYIVQTRNGYQRAREVSSHMNYSPEAPEPEVVYYEVVQKAVPQAEPVKGGKGGKY from the exons ATGGTTTCCCTGGG GTTCGCCTGCGTTTGTTTGATGGTCTTTGGCACCGCCCTTTCTTTTCCTGCGACTAAAGGAG GGAATGCTGGTTGGGGTTCAGGTGCTAGCAGCAGCCTTGGTGCAGGATCTGCTACCTACAGCGCTCCTGCAGTCTCTCACGGTGGATatggtgctgctgctggaggctcATATGGTGGatatgatgctgctgctgctggaggctcATATGGTGGatatgatgctgctgctgctggaggctcATATGGTGGATATGCCggtggtgctgctgctggaggctcCACAATCCTCTACAGCGGCGCTCCCAGCTTCAGCTTTGAGGGTGCTGACTCTTTTGGAAGCGAGTGGTCTGCCCTGCCCACCGTAGGATTCGAGTCCTTCAACCCAAACGGCTGGATGCCATCTCGTTCCCTCCCTGACTTCAGCGTCTGGGGCTCTCAGGAGGAAGCGGCGGCTGCAGCAGCGGGTGTCGGCTCCAAGGGCGTTAAAGGTGTGCAGCAGgcggaggaagaggtggagacCTTCTCCGTGCCGGCTTCATCCTACATCGTCCAGACCAGGAACGGCTACCAGCGCGCCAGAGAAGTCTCCTCCCACATGAACTACTCCCCAGAGGCCCCCGAACCAGAAGTGGTCTACTACGAGGTGGTGCAGAAAGCGGTGCCTCAGGCTGAACCAGTGAAGGGTGGCAAAGGAGGAAAATACTGA